In Lentibacillus amyloliquefaciens, one DNA window encodes the following:
- a CDS encoding NADPH-dependent FMN reductase → MKVAAIAGSIREDSYNNMLLENIKERFNGKFDLDIIKIDKLPLFNQAEELDPPEIVKTFKNQIADYDAVLISTPEYNWSVPGVLKNSLDWLSRGERPMIGKPVMIVGASISLMGTIRAQMDLRRILSAPGLSARVLEPAKSEVLITQAHEKFDENGKLTDEATQDAVDRAVNNFHEMVSG, encoded by the coding sequence ATGAAAGTTGCAGCAATCGCCGGCAGCATTCGGGAGGACTCGTACAACAACATGCTGCTGGAAAATATTAAAGAACGTTTCAATGGTAAGTTCGATTTGGACATCATCAAAATTGATAAACTGCCGCTTTTTAATCAAGCGGAAGAATTGGATCCGCCCGAGATTGTCAAAACGTTTAAAAATCAGATTGCCGACTATGACGCTGTTCTGATTTCAACACCTGAGTATAACTGGTCGGTGCCGGGCGTCCTCAAAAACAGTCTCGACTGGCTGTCACGCGGTGAACGACCGATGATTGGCAAACCTGTCATGATTGTCGGTGCCTCAATCAGTCTGATGGGAACAATCCGCGCTCAGATGGACCTGCGCAGAATTCTGAGCGCACCCGGTCTGTCCGCACGCGTGCTGGAGCCAGCCAAAAGCGAAGTGCTGATTACCCAGGCACATGAAAAATTTGATGAAAACGGAAAACTGACGGACGAAGCGACACAGGACGCGGTTGACCGCGCTGTTAATAATTTTCATGAGATGGTAAGTGGATAA
- a CDS encoding DMT family transporter: protein MSNRNKGILLLLVSALGFSLMGAFVKLSGDLPTMQKAFFRNIIAAAITFGFVLYHKERLFGKKENQKLLLSRSALGAVGIIANFYAIDHLVLSDAEMLNKLSPFILIIFCAIFLKEKVLPFQVGAIVVAFAGALLIIQPQFSVDIVPYIIGVVGAIFAAGAYTLLRVLGNKEKYYTVVFYFSFFTTIVLLPFTIVMYEPMTLQQWILLLLAGACATVGQFGITLAYKFAPASEISIFFYSTVVYSALLSIILFGQIPTLLSVIGYVVIFGASFYMFMKNRNMDKLEEAEEKQLKSS from the coding sequence ATGTCTAATCGTAATAAGGGCATTCTGTTGTTATTGGTTTCTGCATTGGGTTTTTCGCTGATGGGGGCTTTTGTCAAGCTTTCAGGTGATTTGCCGACGATGCAGAAAGCTTTTTTCCGCAACATTATTGCGGCTGCCATAACATTTGGATTTGTCCTTTATCATAAAGAGCGGCTATTCGGTAAAAAAGAGAATCAGAAGCTGCTGCTGTCGCGCTCGGCACTCGGGGCGGTCGGGATCATTGCGAATTTTTACGCAATCGATCATCTGGTGTTATCCGATGCTGAGATGCTGAACAAGCTCAGTCCGTTTATTCTCATTATTTTTTGTGCGATATTCCTGAAAGAAAAGGTGCTGCCGTTTCAAGTTGGCGCTATTGTTGTGGCATTTGCCGGTGCGTTGCTCATCATTCAGCCGCAATTTTCCGTTGATATTGTCCCTTATATCATCGGGGTGGTTGGAGCGATTTTTGCAGCTGGTGCTTACACGCTTCTTCGCGTTTTGGGGAATAAGGAAAAATATTATACGGTCGTCTTTTATTTTTCGTTTTTCACAACAATCGTACTTCTGCCGTTTACGATTGTCATGTATGAACCAATGACGCTGCAGCAATGGATTTTGCTGCTTCTGGCGGGGGCGTGTGCGACGGTTGGTCAGTTTGGCATCACGCTTGCTTATAAATTTGCGCCGGCTAGTGAGATTTCGATTTTCTTTTATTCGACAGTTGTCTACTCAGCGCTGTTGAGCATCATTCTGTTCGGCCAGATTCCGACGCTGCTCAGTGTGATAGGTTACGTCGTCATATTCGGCGCGTCATTCTATATGTTCATGAAAAATAGGAACATGGATAAACTGGAAGAGGCCGAGGAAAAACAATTGAAATCATCGTAA
- a CDS encoding YeiH family protein: MTGENWTQHAEQVQSNDTEKRFEQQKNWTFGVAFTFFIALLGYLLALVPGFSYVGQLACAIIIAITYRQIFGYPEAIRAGVTFSAKKLLRLAIILYGLRLNINVVLSDGLGLLLRDAFVILFAILVMVWLAKVFKADKSISLLLGVGTGVCGAAAIAAVAPIIKSKDEDTAIGVGIIALMGTVFSIIYILLRPVLPISPIDYGIWSGISLHELAHVALAAEPAGDDPLAMALLAKLGRVFLLIPLCFILILFMKSKNKGSDESTAKIAFPWFLLGFIALSIFGTYVLGHSIPVSEGTLEGIYSVTTWLLTAAMVGLGLSVSFSDLRTKAVRPLLAMIITSVLLSFVAFFIV, from the coding sequence ATGACTGGCGAAAATTGGACGCAACATGCCGAACAGGTTCAGTCAAATGACACCGAGAAGCGATTTGAACAGCAAAAAAATTGGACTTTCGGCGTTGCCTTCACATTTTTTATCGCGCTCTTAGGCTACTTGCTCGCGCTAGTGCCGGGCTTTTCGTATGTTGGACAATTAGCCTGTGCGATTATCATCGCGATTACTTACCGGCAGATTTTCGGCTATCCGGAAGCAATCAGAGCCGGTGTGACGTTTTCTGCCAAAAAACTACTGCGCTTAGCTATTATATTATATGGACTCCGATTGAATATTAATGTTGTACTTAGTGATGGTTTGGGACTTCTATTGCGCGATGCATTCGTTATATTATTTGCAATTCTGGTGATGGTTTGGCTGGCAAAAGTGTTTAAAGCCGATAAGTCCATATCCCTGCTTCTTGGTGTTGGAACAGGGGTGTGCGGGGCAGCTGCCATTGCAGCGGTTGCACCGATTATCAAATCAAAGGATGAAGATACCGCAATCGGTGTCGGCATTATCGCTTTAATGGGAACAGTGTTTTCAATCATCTATATATTATTGCGTCCGGTGCTGCCGATCTCTCCAATCGATTATGGCATCTGGTCAGGAATCAGTTTGCATGAACTCGCGCACGTGGCACTGGCAGCTGAACCGGCAGGCGATGATCCGCTCGCAATGGCACTGCTGGCGAAACTGGGTCGTGTATTTTTGCTGATTCCGTTGTGTTTTATCCTCATTTTATTCATGAAAAGTAAAAACAAAGGATCGGATGAGTCAACTGCCAAGATAGCTTTCCCATGGTTTTTGCTCGGATTTATCGCACTCAGCATTTTCGGCACGTATGTCCTGGGACATTCGATTCCGGTTTCCGAGGGAACATTGGAAGGGATTTATTCAGTGACAACGTGGTTATTAACAGCCGCCATGGTCGGCCTTGGCCTCAGTGTCAGCTTCAGTGACTTAAGGACGAAAGCCGTCAGACCGCTCTTGGCGATGATCATAACCTCTGTCCTTCTTTCATTTGTTGCATTTTTCATCGTTTAA
- a CDS encoding LysR family transcriptional regulator codes for MDQHLQVFVAVAEKRNFSRAAEELHMTQPSVSQYIRMLEEKFGTKLLERTNKYVRLNKAGEIVYHHAKEILGLYTKTQTLIDDLMNQAKGPLSIGASYTFGEYVLPRILAKLHKTYPDLEPALTIGNTAKIAHLVTSHQLDIGIVEGNFKDKQLYVEDFAEDYMVVVASPDHEFVRRDGYIATRELEEEMWIVRELGSGTREATEKMFEEIGISPERKINVGSTQSIKEVVEEGLGISLLSQWAVQKELKNGDLKIIKVKGLPFSRQFSIITQTPFQTKSLEVFKNLLYKERLSVGGAEVE; via the coding sequence ATGGATCAGCACTTACAAGTGTTTGTTGCTGTAGCTGAGAAGCGAAATTTTTCAAGGGCGGCGGAAGAACTGCATATGACGCAGCCTTCTGTCAGTCAGTATATCCGAATGCTTGAAGAAAAATTCGGGACTAAACTCCTGGAGCGAACCAATAAATATGTGCGGCTGAACAAAGCAGGCGAAATTGTTTATCACCATGCCAAGGAAATTTTGGGGTTGTACACTAAAACCCAAACACTGATCGATGACTTGATGAATCAAGCGAAAGGACCGCTTTCAATTGGCGCGAGCTATACGTTTGGCGAATACGTTCTGCCCCGGATTCTGGCAAAGTTGCATAAGACCTACCCGGATCTCGAGCCCGCTCTGACCATTGGCAATACGGCGAAAATCGCACATTTAGTTACAAGCCATCAGCTGGATATCGGTATCGTTGAAGGCAATTTCAAAGACAAGCAGCTGTATGTTGAGGACTTTGCTGAAGATTATATGGTTGTCGTGGCATCACCGGATCATGAATTTGTCCGGCGTGATGGTTATATCGCTACCCGTGAGCTGGAGGAGGAAATGTGGATTGTGCGTGAGTTGGGCTCAGGCACAAGGGAAGCAACGGAAAAAATGTTTGAAGAAATTGGCATCTCCCCCGAGAGAAAAATCAATGTCGGCAGTACGCAATCCATTAAAGAAGTTGTGGAAGAAGGCCTTGGCATTAGTCTGTTATCGCAATGGGCAGTGCAGAAAGAACTGAAGAATGGCGACCTGAAAATTATTAAAGTGAAAGGCCTGCCATTCTCACGGCAATTCTCAATCATTACGCAAACACCATTTCAGACAAAGTCACTGGAAGTGTTTAAGAATTTATTGTATAAAGAAAGACTGTCTGTAGGCGGGGCGGAGGTGGAATGA